CTGGCAACAGGCGACCGACCGTCAGAACACCTAGGCTACAGCTTTTCTTCACCCGATGCAGTTTGCTCACCTCCAAACTCCGCCTGCTGCGGGACAGTACACTGTGCTCTGGGTCTCGGCTTCCCGGAATGACTCAAGGAGTGGTGACTGCAGGAAGAGTGCCACAAACAGAGCTCTCTGCTGATCAGCTGTGGCAGCAAGAGGAAGTGCTTGGGGCCAGTTTCGGAGCAGTGGAGAGGGCAGGGTTTGTACTGTGAGCTGGGCAGGAAGGTTTCCTGAGAAGACTCCACACTTTGCTCCTGCCGTCCAAGGAGGGAGATAAGTCTCTCAGCTCACCCATGTGATGTAAGCATGATCTCcactttacagctggggaaactgaggcagagccttgctgaagtcacagcggcagagctgggaacagaagccaCATTTTCTGCCTCCCAAttgcctgctctaaccactcagcCATATTCTCTTGCATTCTGCTACCAGGTACTGTGGGCCTATCAAACTCAGGTCTACTTCTTAGGTCCTCTCCCAGCCCATGAACCTCAGCGTGGGACCTTCAGGACCCGAATGATTCTTTAACCACCTCTAGTATTTCAGCGAGAAGATGGCAGCACAAATCAGCCTTCAGCATTAATGAGTGGCAGACTCTGCTACTGTGAACGGCGTGGCAAATTTCCAATCCACCACCCCAGTGGGGTGGGTGCATTAACCTGGGAGAGACAGGAGAAGCAGAGCCTCTAgttacagtgcctggcacaggggTGAGAAGTAAACTCAACGGTATTGTAAAAAGTTCAGCGGACTGGACAAATCCAAGGTGAACCAGCAGAACTCACCACGGCCCAGACAGACGAGAAAGGAAGGCAATTAAAACCAAGAAGCATCGAGAGCCCTCTCCGTCCAACGAAAAGAAAAAGCAACTGTATGAACTTGAAACAGCGGAGCCATGTTTTATTCTGGGATAGCGCATAGCTCAGGACTACTAGCAGATGGCGCTAATTCCCAAATGCCTGCTGGCAGGATTGATCCCTCATTGCCCTACGCCTGGTGCATTGACACCGGTTCTGATCTGGCAGCATTTTGCGCCGACTATGCGCTGCTGTAAACAACAACAGGGCAGGGCACTTGGGAATCAAGCCCTGGGATTTCAGTGCTACCGACTAGGACGGCAGTAGAGATCTGCGAAGCAGACCCAGGCTCCTCAGACTAGATCTTGGTCCCTAGACCTCCTACCGGGCGGATCTGATTCCAGACTCGGGATTATTTCTAGTTAAGTGCCACATTCTGTTACTTGCTAAGGGACGCAAGTCAACGGAAAACCCAAGCAGACAGAGGTGTCTTTGCGAAGCTGCTGGCGTTTTCCAAGCAGAGGAAAACCGGCTTTAATAAGTCCCTGTTATTCCCTCCCCAGGAAAACAGCCCCTTTCGTTTAAATGTGCAAAAGAAGATCTCTCGAGCGAGTACGTCTCTGCAGCTCAGGCGGGGAAGCCGGAGATTCCACCCAAAGCAGAAGAGGAAGCAAAACTCCCAGGGCAGGTCGCGACACTGCACAAAGCTTTAGTACAAACACGGCACGTTGACTAAAGCCGGTCAAATTCCCATGGGGCTGAGTGGAGAATCTGGAAGGGGTTTAAACCCAAGGACCCGATTCTCGAGGACAACTAAGGTTCTTTGATGCTGCTCTGGCAGCACGAAAGGGGCCTGCCTGTGGGCGCGGGGTACGGTTACTCCCACTTTAAGGCCTCCTCACTGAGGCCTAAAGGGGCTTTGGTGTgagtgagaatcaggccccagagcGATAGCGGTGAATGATCCCTGCAGACATTGATCCTGATGCATTGTGCCCAGAGACCCTTTTACACCACTACGCTCCTCGGAGACAGCAACTACTGTTAGCTGGATGCTAAGCCCTTGAGAACGTGCTGCCAGGATGTGGGATGCGAGGAACTCCGTGTGCTGAGCCTCCTCCTGCCGCAGGGGCTCAGTGGCGCCCCCCGGGGACCGACCGAGCCAGGCCGGAGCTACGCCGAACTGGACTGGTGGCAGCGTTAACTATTTACATCCCTGAACTGCATGACCTTCCGAACCGCCCCCTTCACCCCGTCCTCCCCGCCCTGCTCCAGGGAGGCGgcggccgcccggggggggctaTGACGTGTGGCACTGGACGTGCGGGTGTGAGGACTCCTCGAAGTCGTCTTCATGGTAGGCCTCGCCGGCGTGGGGTTGCCACCAGTGTCCCGGCTGGGAGAAGTAGTCGCTCAGTTCCACCTCCTGCATGTCCTCCGTCGCCATGACCTCTTCTTGTGGGGGGAAGAAGGTGCGGAGCTGGCGGAGACGGTCCGGGGACAGCCAGCCTGGCTCTGGGAATCTCACCTGGGGAACGCAAAGCAGGATGTGGAAGGACGCCCAGGACTGAGGGCCCATGGTGCAGGGAGGGTAGGAAAGTCCCTGACAGCAAGAACTGTCATCAGCATCACCCCAACAGCCCTGGCTCTACTCTCGTCCTCCCTCCTGATGGAAACAACCCCCGAATGAATCAATGAACCCACGATGTGTCCACCTAAAAGCTACATCCAAAACCAAAGCACTGAAGTCTAGTCATAAGCCTCTTATATGAACCAGGcactagagagagacagagtcaCCAGGGGCTTAGCCCACCGTCCTCACCGGTCACGGAGCTAAGCCAGAGACGCTGCAGCTCCGCCCAGCCCTGACTGCTTCTCTGATCTTCCCTCTAACTTGGCTCCGCCCTGCTTCTCCCCAGATGCTCGGAACGGACGGCCCCTTCCAGGCGTGGCTCTGGATCCCAGGTccacatggggtggggagggctaaTCATTGATACAGAGCCCAGTGCAAGGCAGGTGGTGCTTTGTGAGACGCATCAGAGCTGACCCTCAGTCTCTGCGTCTCAGCCCCTAGACGGGGCTGCTGCTCGGTGTAGGGCTGACCGAGACAGGAGGcaaaaacctctcaggatggaTGGGGTTTGCTGGGTGTCTCTTTGGGGCAGCCGGTCATTCCGTTGCTTCAGAGCTCAGGGACGGACAGGGTCCTCAGCTGAGGTGAACCGGCACGGGGACATCAAAGGGGCTCGGGCCACTGACACCCCCGTTGGGGATCAGCCACGTGGGCTCCCTGGGAAGGTACCTGCCCCGCTCCTCACCTGGAAGTGTATGATGAGCCGGCCCTTCTGGGCGGGGCTTCTGTAGACGGGCATGCCCTCGTTAGGGACGCACTTCACTGATCCTGGCCGGATGACGTCACCTGAGCGGGCGGGGGTTAAAGAAAGCCAGGCGGTTTCAGCCCCTGTGTGGGATGCTGGGTATGGAAACCCACATGACTGTTGCCTCGCAGGGTTGGGACAGCTCCCTTCATGGCTCCTGTcttgctgggctccagctggcatCCCCCTACCGGCAGTGAGCCCAAGGGACCACAACACGATCACACCTTGGTAGGCTGTGCTCAAGAGGTGCTAGGGAGATGGCCAGAACAAGACAtccaagggggtggggagtttggGGAGTTCCCTAGATGAGCCCCCCACAATGTCTGCATGgtggggggctcccagccgcagGGCTTTGCTTGACTGACCTTCAAAGGAGACATCTTTTGGGTCCAACACATGTTGGGGTCTGGGCCATCCCTGAGGGTATGTCAGTGGCAGgagtgggaatagaacccaggagtcctggtgtccagtcccccctgctctaacgaCTCCCCTcccaggaacagagcccaggaatcctgactgcTCCAGGTTGCCGACTCACCACGCTGGGAGGAGACGAGCAGGGTCCTGTTGTCCAGAGTGCGGACAACTTGCCTGAAGCCACACAGAGCGTCCACCAGGCTGATCTCCTTTCGGAGGACCAGGTTGTCGCCGACACGCTGGAAGACAGGGTGCTCCTTCTGATCCAAGACAATGACCACGTCCCCAGGCTCTAGGCCGGGCACCTGGTCCCCTTCCTCATGGAACGTGATCCTCTGCCCGTCCTGCATGCCTGCAAAATCAACACTGGTCATCCGGCGCCCCGGCTCATCCCCAGGCTAGTTGTCAAAGTGCCTGTCCTGGCTCCCTAGGGACAGACTCAACCCTCTCACGATCCAGACAGCGCCCTGGCCTCACCTCTGTCCAGGTGGACGTTCAAGATTTTCTTCTCCCGCACCACCCGCCTGCCATTGCAGGTGAGGCAGCGATCGAGGGGCCGGACCCACTCGCCCTGGCCCTGGCATTGCGAGCACATGGTCTGGATCTGCTGGATCATGCTGGGCCCCAACTGGTGGACGTGAAATTCCATGCCAGTGCCGTGGCACTTGGGGCATCTGCTGTCAACGCCCTCCCGGATCCCGCAGCCTGAGGACAAGGGAGGAGAGACAAGACCGGAGGCGTCAGTACAGGCCTGGGGGCTCATCCCTGAGCCAGGAGATGCGATGCTgatctacacagcagcagcttcgGGGTGAAGCTCCCGCATCGTCGCCAGCTTACAACCCCTCATGGGCAAGGTGAACGGGCATATGGAACAGATGGACAGGAGGTACCTGCCAGAGATCTCAGAGCTCTTGGCGGAGGAGAGAAGGGGTGGAGCAAAATCCTCATCCTCCTTGCCTGGCGATGCCCATCTGGTGCAGTGATTTtggcagagctgaggacagaacccaggagtcctgactctcaatcCTCTGCTCTAAGCACcagcccccatccccctcctggactcaggaatagaacccaagagtccggACTCCCAGGCCTTCCTGCCATAATCACTAGGTCACACTCCCATCctggagccaggaacagaacctgaGTCTTATCTCCTAGCCTCTTGCTCTGGCCCCTGGACCCAGCTTCCTCTCCATACACCCATGGCAGAGTCTCCATaatctgagggtgaaattcagcGGGAAGCAGCCTAGGCAGGGCTGCGCGGGAGCGAGTGTGGGATCAGGCCTCagagccccacccccaaatcaaGGTCACTCCTGGCTGCCAGAGGGAACTTTGAAATGCACATGGGAAAGAGGAAGTCCCAATAGGCTCCGCCCTTCCTGCTCCTCATTGGCTGGGTATTGGAGGGGCGGGGCTAGGCTTCCCACCTCgctttttacatttaaataagATGCAGGGCCCCGAGCCAGGGCCTGTGGCTCACGCACCATTGCACTTGCTGCAGATGACGTTCTTCTGCAGGGACAGCTTTCGGGTGGTGCCGTTGTACAGATCCTCCAGGGTCACTGGGAGCGGATGCACCACTGTCTTTCCTGACCACAGGACAGAGCGAGATCAGACTCCAACCGAGGACATGGCTCCCCTCCCGATGCCCCACAGGGACAGCAGTCTCCCCTCATCCAAAGCCACTTCCACAGTGCCTCAGAAAAGCTTTACAAGCTAAACACATACAGGGAACGCTTTGCCCAACCCagaaaggcagccacctctgatCAGTGATCTGTCCGTTCCCAGCCCTAGCAAGACAGCTGGATACTTCAGCGTCTTCACAACTACTAGCGCGGGTTTTGTTTCTTCGCTTCCTGTTCACCGGGTGGGGTTTGATCTGGAACCCGTTCCCTACCATGGTTCCACAACCCTGCTATTAAGCGGACCCACCTATGCAGCCAGTAAACACACCGCTGTAGTCACACAGTAATCATTTCCCCTGATCAGGTCACATGCTATTTACACATTAATGCAGAGCGGCCCCCTCTCCTGCACGCCCTGTAGTTAACTGGAAGCCCCGGGGGCATGCAGAGAGTCAGGCTGTAATTATCTGAGTGGGAATTTGGACAGCAGCCCGGGGCTAGCCCCCCTTCCAGCTCCTGGCTATGGGGCTGTAATGAATACAAAGGGCTAGGGCCTTGATGGTACAGGGGTCGCCCCCAGCAACGCGGCGCCCTCTAGAGCTACACGGAGGGACCAGTTCCGTGAGAGTTCCAGGGGAACAGAGCCCTCCACTGACTTGCCAACGCCTCTCTCTGCAGCACCCCAGTTTAAGGCAGGACCAGATCACAATCCAAAGTGGCTGTGGGGAGACCTCACTGCCTAAGACCCCCTCACAGCTCAGAAGAATGAATCTGGACTCACTTATCCTTTCTTAGCTTGCCTTCAGCAGGGACAATACACAACATCAATGCAGCCTCTTGCTGCAGGACCTGACCTTCTGGGGGTCTCGCAGAGCCAGACCCCCACCGTCTCCCTTGAACAGGAAGACCTGAGGGCTTAACTCTGATCTCTAGCATGGGTAAGCCCATTCCATGCAATCAGCACGAAACCCTGCGTCCCAGCAACCCATCCCAGGTACCTCTCCTCTCTGGCCGGCCAGGCATCCGCACCCCTCCTCCGAAGAACATGTTGAATATGTCCATTGGGGACCCGAATCCTCCTCGGCCTCCCATGCCACCTTCTTTCATGGCCCGCTCCCCGCCCCGGTCATACAACGCCCTCTTTTGGGTGTCCGACAGCACCTCATAGGCTTGCGAGATCTGCTTGAActgaggaaggggagagggttaGAGATGCCGTCTGTCCCAGCAGGCGAGCGGCGCACAGGGGTCGCTGCCTTCTCTACCTACCCGCTCTCCTTCGCTGGGGTTCTTGTCGGGATGGTATTTCAGCGCCAGCCGCCGGTACGCACGCTTGATCTCATCCAAGGTGGCGCCCGGCTTGACGCCCAAGAGGTCGTAGTAGCCCGTTTCTTTTACCATCTTTTCCCTCTGATGCGCTGCTGAAGGAGGAGAAAGTGGGTTCAAAGAGGGCCCCCGGCCAGTCCAATGCCACTATGCCAGTGCCGCGCATAGCCGCTAGCTCCCCCGAACTGCTGCACCCATTCGGATAGGCCCCATGCCCTGAGCTGGCAGACTACATACCAGCCTAAGAAACCCGTATGACCGCCCAATGCTGCAGGATCTGAGCATCTCAAAATCTTTAACCCCCGTGAGGCAGGgctgtgctattatccccatggtaacaatggggaaaccgaggcatggagAGGCTAAGAGACTCACTCAaggtggcaaagctgggaatcgAACCCAGGACTCCCAAGTCCTAGGTTACTGCCCCAGGCAGGGGACATACCCACAAATGGGACTCTAGTGCTAGTGGCAGGATTAAGAGCCCTGGAGGCTGGAATCCTCTGTTTATCCAGACAGCTGGACATGCTCCCCCTCCATGGATCTGCTGTCACAGCTGGGCCAAACCCAAGTGGCACTGCGACCCCAAATGGAACGACCCCAGAGCAGGAAGCTGGGTCCAGCCCTACTGAACAGGGGCTGAGCCACCATTGCAGGTTCACTCTGGCCCCGagcctcagtttcagattttgctgCCGGCAGCCCTGCTTCTGACTTTGAAATCTATCAATTAATGCTGGTGAGAATGGTGGTTTTGCTAACACAGATACCTGCCCGCTGGGAACTACGATAAGTCCCTCTCTGAATTTACTGCCTACAcgagccaccagccaggaatgCCTTTCCAATCTCTAGGGACCAGGGCTAACTGAGGACAGGTtatctagaggtgaaaggctccagaTCCTGTTACTGACCCAACTAGTCCCCATCCTTGGCAATATGCTGGGAACAGACAGCATCTGCTGGCCTACGGACTACTGCGGCCTGCGCCTTTAAGCACCAGGGTGTGGCTGTGAAGTGTGAAGAAGGCTCAGAATGAGGACACCCCTCCCTTCCGTGTTCCCCTATTTAATCTCTCTCCACACTTCtttcccagctcccctcccctccaaaccaGGGCTGCTAAGCCTGTTTAGCGCCTACTTCCAGTGTTGGCAAGTGGAAAAGGGTCTTGGCTCAGGTAATTAAAGTGGACCAGCTTGACTGCTAGCAGAAgactagcccaagtcagctgcgcTGACAGCACCAGGGAGGAGCAATGCAGCTGATCCTGGGTGCTGGAAAATCCATTGCGATTAGGTTACCAAAGAGGGTTGAATAACGCAGCACTGGCAAACTTTGTTGCCTGATTCTGTAAGGAGCTGAATGCCTGCCAATGGGGGACAAGCACCCCCAACTGCTCTGGAAGTCCACAGGCACTGAGGGTGCTCAGTAGCTCCCaggagatgctcagctggtgGCAGGCTCAGCCCCTGCAGTGCTTCTGGACCTGCTCTCAGATTACAGGTCAGACAGAACCCAGCTTTGACCGAGTTCGTGGGATTCCTAGATCTGTGCCCTTGTTACAGATCCCCGGCCCAGGATGCTTGAGAAGGTGGTGGGCATGGTGTAAGTTACACACCCAGTAGCTTGGACAGGGTAAGTCTGAAGCCAGCATGACCTGTTCCcttgacccccacccccatccaatgcACACAATGCATTCCCGAGCTCATGCTCTTATCCTAAAGGCTGCAGCTGGAACCTTGCTTTGGACCAATTTAAACCGGCTTGGCACCAGTGGAGTCTTCCAAGTCCATGCGAAGCCCCCTCCATAGCAGGGTTAGAACCTTGCCAACTTCAGCCATTTTGAAACACAGTTTAAAGGGCAAAGAGAGCACAGAGCAGGCTACCAGCTTCCTTCCACAACAACTGGGGCCAGATGTTGGAAGATTCACCACGGACAGGTTAAACTGGCTTGCCCAGGACTAGGTATGAATGATGGTGAGGCTGCAGGATCAACGCCCTGGTGACAGGCCTGGCAATCCTCAGTTGTCGGCAATTTCAGCAGGGTGCTGTCCCTGGACCCCGCTGGGGTGTAACAGCCTCGGGCTAGCAGACGACTAATAAGATCAAAGCTCCACCATCCTCCACTTGCTGGATGG
The genomic region above belongs to Gopherus evgoodei ecotype Sinaloan lineage chromosome 24, rGopEvg1_v1.p, whole genome shotgun sequence and contains:
- the LOC115639358 gene encoding dnaJ homolog subfamily A member 1-like, with translation MVKETGYYDLLGVKPGATLDEIKRAYRRLALKYHPDKNPSEGERFKQISQAYEVLSDTQKRALYDRGGERAMKEGGMGGRGGFGSPMDIFNMFFGGGVRMPGRPERRGKTVVHPLPVTLEDLYNGTTRKLSLQKNVICSKCNGCGIREGVDSRCPKCHGTGMEFHVHQLGPSMIQQIQTMCSQCQGQGEWVRPLDRCLTCNGRRVVREKKILNVHLDRGMQDGQRITFHEEGDQVPGLEPGDVVIVLDQKEHPVFQRVGDNLVLRKEISLVDALCGFRQVVRTLDNRTLLVSSQRGDVIRPGSVKCVPNEGMPVYRSPAQKGRLIIHFQVRFPEPGWLSPDRLRQLRTFFPPQEEVMATEDMQEVELSDYFSQPGHWWQPHAGEAYHEDDFEESSHPHVQCHTS